The following are encoded in a window of Eleutherodactylus coqui strain aEleCoq1 chromosome 12, aEleCoq1.hap1, whole genome shotgun sequence genomic DNA:
- the LOC136586569 gene encoding mucin-3A-like, with translation MPVHTVRSLSSAVSEVRSLCSAVPDTPVYTLRSLSSAVSDTPVYTVRSLSSAVLDMRIYTVRSLSSTVSGTQVYTVRSLSSAVSDTWVYTVRSLSSAVPDTRVYTVRSLSSTVPDTPVYTVRSLSSAVSDMPVYTVRSLSSAVSDMPVYTLRSLSFAISDMPVYTVRSLSSTVPDTRVYTVRSLSRAVSDMRVYTVRSLSSTVPDTRVYTLRSLSSTVPDTRVYTVRSLSRAVSDMRVYTVRSLSSTVPDTRVYTLRSLSSTVPDTRVYTVRSLSSTVPDTPVYTERSLSSAVSDMPVYTVRSLSSAVSDMPVYTLRSLSFAVSDMPVYTVRSLSSTVPDTPVYTVRSLSSTVPDTPVYTVRSLSSTVPDTPVYTVCSLSSAVSDMPVYTVRSLSSTVPDTPVYTVRSLSSTVPDTPVYTVRSLSRAVSDMPVYTVRSLSSTVPDTRVYTVRSLSSAVSEVRGTVPDTPVYTVRSLSSTVPDTPVYTVCSLSSAVSDMPVYTLRSLSFAVSDMPVYTVRSLSSTVPDTPVYTVRSLSSTVPDTPVYTVRSLSSTVPDTPVYTVCSLSSAVSDMPVYTVRSLSSTVPDTPVYTVRSLSSTVPDTPVYTVRSLSRAVSDMPVYTVRSLSSTVPDTRVYTVRSLSSAVSEVRGYTPCARCPARSLIRGYTPCARCLSRSLTAHADW, from the exons ATGCCGGTACACACCGTGCGCTCACTGTCCAGTGCAGTGTCTGAGGTACGCTCGCTGTGCAGCGCGGTCCCTGATACGCCGGTATACACCTTGCGCTCGCTGTCCAGCGCGGTCTCTGATACGCCGGTATACACCGTGCGCTCGCTCTCCAGCGCGGTCCTTGATATGCGGATATACACTGTGCGCTCGCTGTCCAGCACGGTCTCTGGTACGCAGGTATACACCGTGCGCTCGCTGTCCAGCGCGGTCTCTGATACGTGGGTATACACCGTGCGTTCGCTGTCCAGCGCGGTCCCTGATACGCGGGTATATACCGTGCGCTCGCTCTCCAGCACGGTCCCTGATACACCGGTATACACCGTGCGCTCGCTGTCCAGCGCGGTCTCTGATATGCCGGTATACACCGTGCGCTCGCTCTCCAGCGCGGTCTCTGATATGCCGGTATACACCTTGCGCTCGCTGTCTTTCGCGATCTCTGATATGCCGGTATACACCGTGCGCTCGCTCTCCAGCACGGTCCCTGATACGCGGGTATACACCGTGCGCTCGCTCTCCAGAGCGGTCTCTGATATGCGGGTATACACCGTGCGCTCGCTGTCCAGCACGGTCCCTGATACGCGGGTATACACCTTGCGCTCGCTGTCCAGCACGGTCCCTGATACGCGGGTATACACCGTGCGCTCGCTCTCCAGAGCGGTCTCTGATATGCGGGTATACACCGTGCGCTCGCTGTCCAGCACGGTCCCTGATACGCGGGTATACACCTTGCGCTCGCTGTCCAGCACGGTCCCTGATACGCGGGTATATACCGTGCGCTCGCTCTCCAGCACGGTCCCTGATACACCGGTATACACCGAGCGCTCGCTGTCCAGCGCGGTCTCTGATATGCCGGTATACACCGTGCGCTCGCTCTCCAGCGCGGTCTCTGATATGCCGGTATACACCTTGCGCTCGCTGTCTTTCGCGGTCTCTGATATGCCGGTATACACCGTGCGCTCGCTGTCCAGCACGGTCCCTGATACACCGGTATACACCGTGCGCTCGCTCTCCAGCACGGTCCCTGATACACCGGTATACACCGTGCGCTCGCTGTCCAGCACGGTCCCTGATACACCGGTATACACCGTGTGCTCGCTCTCCAGCGCGGTCTCTGATATGCCGGTATACACCGTGCGCTCGCTCTCCAGCACGGTCCCTGATACACCGGTATACACCGTGCGCTCGCTGTCCAGCACGGTCCCTGATACACCGGTATACACCGTGCGCTCGCTCTCCAGAGCGGTCTCTGATATGCCGGTATACACCGTGCGCTCGCTGTCCAGCACGGTCCCTGATACGCGGGTATACACCGTGCGCTCGCTCTCCAGTGCGGTCTCTGAGGTACGCGG CACGGTCCCTGATACACCGGTATACACCGTGCGCTCGCTGTCCAGCACGGTCCCTGATACACCGGTATACACCGTGTGCTCGCTCTCCAGCGCGGTCTCTGATATGCCGGTATACACCTTGCGCTCGCTGTCTTTCGCGGTCTCTGATATGCCGGTATACACCGTGCGCTCGCTGTCCAGCACGGTCCCTGATACACCGGTATACACCGTGCGCTCGCTCTCCAGCACGGTCCCTGATACACCGGTATACACCGTGCGCTCGCTGTCCAGCACGGTCCCTGATACACCGGTATACACCGTGTGCTCGCTCTCCAGCGCGGTCTCTGATATGCCGGTATACACCGTGCGCTCGCTCTCCAGCACGGTCCCTGATACACCGGTATACACCGTGCGCTCGCTGTCCAGCACGGTCCCTGATACACCGGTATACACCGTGCGCTCGCTCTCCAGAGCGGTCTCTGATATGCCGGTATACACCGTGCGCTCGCTGTCCAGCACGGTCCCTGATACGCGGGTATACACCGTGCGCTCGCTCTCCAGTGCGGTCTCTGAGGTACGCGGGTATACACCGTGCGCTCGCTGTCCAGCCCGGTCCCTGATACGCGGGTATACACCGTGTGCTCGCTGTCTTTCGCGGTCTCTGACGGCTCACGCGGACTGGTAG